One window of the Dioscorea cayenensis subsp. rotundata cultivar TDr96_F1 chromosome 24, TDr96_F1_v2_PseudoChromosome.rev07_lg8_w22 25.fasta, whole genome shotgun sequence genome contains the following:
- the LOC120252882 gene encoding protein NONRESPONDING TO OXYLIPINS 2, mitochondrial-like isoform X1 yields MAWRGSFSRSLLAAARSSSGVPRLRPIAGPRLLRRRLLASPPRTFGELGCVQSLLPLHSAVAGARLTSHLSISARACCELSQGTFCRTCQDR; encoded by the exons ATGGCGTGGCGCGGTTCCTTCTCGAGGTCACTGCTTGCGGCCGCGCGATCCTCTTCGGGTGTCCCTCGCCTCCGTCCCATCGCTGGCCCTCGTCTCCTCCGCCGCCGCCTTTTGGCCTCCCCTCCCAG GACGTTTGGGGAGCTCGGGTGCGTGCAGTCGCTGTTGCCGTTGCACAGTGCGGTGGCCGGGGCGAGGCTGACGTCCCACCTTTCTATCAGCGCGAGAGCCTGCTGCGAGCTCTCTCAGGGTACCTTCTGCCGCACTTGTCAGGATCGCTAA
- the LOC120252882 gene encoding protein NONRESPONDING TO OXYLIPINS 2, mitochondrial-like isoform X2 produces MAWRGSFSRSLLAAARSSSGVPRLRPIAGPRLLRRRLLASPPRTFGELGCVQSLLPLHSAVAGARLTSHLSISARACCELSQGRNGKDG; encoded by the exons ATGGCGTGGCGCGGTTCCTTCTCGAGGTCACTGCTTGCGGCCGCGCGATCCTCTTCGGGTGTCCCTCGCCTCCGTCCCATCGCTGGCCCTCGTCTCCTCCGCCGCCGCCTTTTGGCCTCCCCTCCCAG GACGTTTGGGGAGCTCGGGTGCGTGCAGTCGCTGTTGCCGTTGCACAGTGCGGTGGCCGGGGCGAGGCTGACGTCCCACCTTTCTATCAGCGCGAGAGCCTGCTGCGAGCTCTCTCAGG GAAGGAATGGAAAAGATGGGTGA
- the LOC120252882 gene encoding protein NONRESPONDING TO OXYLIPINS 2, mitochondrial-like isoform X3 — protein MAWRGSFSRSLLAAARSSSGVPRLRPIAGPRLLRRRLLASPPRTFGELGCVQSLLPLHSAVAGARLTSHLSISARACCELSQGRSGKDG, from the exons ATGGCGTGGCGCGGTTCCTTCTCGAGGTCACTGCTTGCGGCCGCGCGATCCTCTTCGGGTGTCCCTCGCCTCCGTCCCATCGCTGGCCCTCGTCTCCTCCGCCGCCGCCTTTTGGCCTCCCCTCCCAG GACGTTTGGGGAGCTCGGGTGCGTGCAGTCGCTGTTGCCGTTGCACAGTGCGGTGGCCGGGGCGAGGCTGACGTCCCACCTTTCTATCAGCGCGAGAGCCTGCTGCGAGCTCTCTCAGG GGAGGAGTGGAAAGGATGGTTGA
- the LOC120252882 gene encoding protein NONRESPONDING TO OXYLIPINS 2, mitochondrial-like isoform X4 → MAWRGSFSRSLLAAARSSSGVPRLRPIAGPRLLRRRLLASPPRTFGELGCVQSLLPLHSAVAGARLTSHLSISARACCELSQGT, encoded by the exons ATGGCGTGGCGCGGTTCCTTCTCGAGGTCACTGCTTGCGGCCGCGCGATCCTCTTCGGGTGTCCCTCGCCTCCGTCCCATCGCTGGCCCTCGTCTCCTCCGCCGCCGCCTTTTGGCCTCCCCTCCCAG GACGTTTGGGGAGCTCGGGTGCGTGCAGTCGCTGTTGCCGTTGCACAGTGCGGTGGCCGGGGCGAGGCTGACGTCCCACCTTTCTATCAGCGCGAGAGCCTGCTGCGAGCTCTCTCAGG GTACTTGA